ATGGATTGCAGATCTGAAGCTTTTACCCTCATCCTAAATCTCTTCCCTTGCGTAGTTTGGTGTCATTCCCTTTTGCAGCCATCCTTCATGCACTTGCACACACTACCTTAGAATGGAGATCCTCCTAGGGTTCAGTTTCCTAGTCTTACAATATCTGCACAAACTACTTGAACACCTCATTAGGAACCACATACACTCCAATTTTTCCATGGGCTATTATGGAGGCTAAAATAAGCATTAGAGGCATTCTCCCAAAAACACGAATCAAAGTTTCCTTCCCTAAAACATTTTGCTAAAAAAAGCTCACTGTTAAAGGATGATGCGAAGAATTTGTGGGCACAAATAGGGTTAGAAAGTTAAGTGAACAACTTTGGGAAGTTGTGGGCCATTCAGAGAAAAAGACATGAGCTCCTGAGATGGACTGAGTGCTTGGGGTTTAAACACAAGTACTCAATACCAAGACACAAGCACCGCCAAATTTCAATTTCTCAAATTCAACCCAAAATTCATTGGGATGATCCTCCAGCCACTTTGAGCctatttccaccatttgtttctatTCCATACACATTTTATAAAACCTTTTTTGAGTGTTTTCCAATAGCTCAAATCTTCACTATTTTTAGTCCTAGCTCTATTTAGTTTTGTATTGAATCAAATTCGATAGCTTTCTgtttataaaataaagtaaatTTGATTTGTTGTAGTATTTATTACTCATAAAAAGAAATTTTATTTCTTCTTAAACACACATTTAGGGAGGCTTAAAATTTGTTTTTTCATTTGGTGAACTTGGTTCTCCTATACATTACCAACTTTTGATTTCTATATTAGATCAGCAAACATAAGACTTTCAAAACATTTTTACCTTGACTAGAGGATTTTTTTCTCTCAACAGCtctctctcatcttgatgatggatcatggagtgtgatccgaaatgttgatgcaaacaaaATTCACACAGTTGAATCCAGAAGCATTTCATAATATTCATCACGAACTGTGGAAATTTAATACCTCTGATAGAGACACCTTTCCTACCTTTTCCTCTCTCATACACCTCACTATACCATTAGCAATCCTCTCTAACTTTCTTCCATGTCTTCTTTCCTTCTCCTGACATTCTCATCACTCTGTATTTTCACTTTCACAACCCCTACCAAAAACCTTCACAATACCTCTCAAATTTGTTCTAACACTAATTTTGCTTTTCCTAGTATTTATCTCTATTAATTCTTTTACTTTCCATTTACATTTACCTTTCCTCTTTGTTCCACCCGTAATGGATGGAGGGGTCATTGTAGAGTTCACAATCCCTTCTCATTTAATTCTTGAATATTGATCCCACAGTGTCTAGAGATGTCTACGGTAAGAACAGTTGGATTGGGGGTTGTCTTTGAAGGTCTGGTCTTTGGAATGTTTTTCAAAACTGAATCTATTAGGAGTGACTATCTACAGTCTATTCTGATCCATTCTAACTTATTCTAATCTATTCTACAACTCTAGgcttaaaacttggaaaagcttatCTAAACTATTCGAgtttcacaaagatcaatttccACTTTCAGTTCAATTCAACATTATGGTTGTTGTAGTTCACTACACTATGAACACACTTGCATAAATCAAATCTAAAACTAATCACACTTGCATGTAAAGAAATTCTATTCTAATTCACACATTTGTATAAAAGGAAACAACTCCATTTTCCATCACATTGCATCAAGCTTACAATTTCCATTTCTCTGCTGCAAACTACTAACTGAAAAAAAACATTATAAATCTACTTCTAGATTCAATCAAACTGATCAACAGATTAACTGCTACAGAATTTAAGCTAAAGCTGAAATCAAAGCACACAAATATATGACTGCAACTAAGAACAATTTATCAAATACTAAGATTAAAAATTTTCTAATCAAGACAAAACTAAACTGATTTGAAATGAAATAAGAACTGAAACAAATAAGTAAATGAACTAAATAGAAACAAAACACAGATATCACCTCCTTTGGTAGAGCGGGCCCTACCTTGCCTCCAGAGGGATCTGAGACGAATTGGATTAGAAAGCTTCTCTTCTTATTTTTTTGAATTGGCCCCAAATGGGGGCGTACAACAAAGATTGCAACAGGAAAGCGGAAATTTCAGATTGAATAAAAAATGCTTTAATGTGAATGCTAACCTAAGACTAACTGGCTAGGTTATATTGGCCTTATTTTGGAAAACAAAACTGAAGAAGAATTAAAGAACCTTCTCAGTGGAACTGAAGTGGCAAGTTCGGAGCGCTTAAGATCACATCTGGCAATTTCTGGAGCAAACAAAGGATCTTAGTGTGAATGCATGGAATGAGGAGTTCCATAAGAGGTTTGTGGATGTTCCAGCTCACCACAGGTTAGGGCTGTCACTCGCCACTTGGCCAAAGCCATAGTGCAAGCAGTTTGAAAAGATTATGAAACATAATAAAAAAACCAGGTTTCCCGAAGCTGTCATATGCTTCAAAATTAAATAGATCATAACTGCAAAAGGAGTGCTGAAACAGTACACATATGCGATCATTCCATAATCATTTCATCAGAAAAGTAAGCATTTATATATAAGTAATAGTTCCTAAATTCATTCATCATTATATCAAATGTAGTGCATAAAAGAGAGTCTGGATCATAAATTTTAGTGCCATGACGTCTTAAAAACATTTAAACAAACTTAAATAAGTCTTCGAAACTGTGAAATAGAAATGCCATTCTAGGAACACATCATAGTTCACCTTTTTACCCACTTGTTCATGTTGTCTTCTTGCTGTAGTTTTGGTATTTCTTGATGTGACTCTTTCCCTCTTTGTTGAATCTTTTACCATAATCCTATAACGTCTAATCTTCTTCTTATCCCTACTATTGAACAAGCCAACATGTTACCTCCTTTTGATGATACTTTTGACCATGACAATTGTTATGATCTTTTAAATGTCAAAAGATTGCCTCACACTTGCAAGTTTTCAGAAATGAGGTTAGCTTCCATGAGGATGGCCTTTAAACTTTTGTTTTGGTTGATGCCTTAAGCCAAATGATCTTATTGCATTCCTTGAGAATTGGCATCTTATAGTGTATTGGTCATATTGCCTATTGGCTCTCAAAGTTGTAGCTCACATTCCTAGAGGTTGGACCAATCCTCAAGGCCAGTGAAACGTGTGTTCAAAAGGATAGGGTTGGAACTCATCAACAAAATATGGACAATTAGGGACCAATGTGAAGACAAGAAAAGATTAAAGGTAAATAACATAGAAGATAATGCAAAACATACGATAATTTCACATAAAATCCTTCTTTCTCCTTAGATAGAGCTGAAGTAGAGTGCACCCTAGCTCCATGtgattttctcttttgatataTGAATTTGGTTGCTTATGAAACCAGTAGCATGATGATATAATTAAGATGATTTAAGAGAAAATTGGACAGCATAACAATATATTGATGCCCAAATGGGATGAGAGGCCACTAATTTATAAAATTTCCAATAaggaaatcaagggccaagattattTTGCTGATGGATGGCCAGGATTAATTGaggattagggtttgggtcaaAAGTTGcagtcatgtgacaagtgtcacatgaGGGGTCAAGGCCAGGTTCTAGGAATGGATTATGGCACATCCTTATTTGAATGGTTGAGATTTGGAGATGTAGtatgaaatggatggttgagatggaAAGTTAGTTTGACTTTTGCATCCTTTCACATGTGAGAGGATAAAGGCGGGAGATGCTTGCCACATGATGACAAGTTTAGATTGTGATCCATTTGAATAAATTCAATGGATAGGATCAAATGGACAAGGATTGAAGGATAAAGTGGAATTAAATATTGGAGGAAAAGGTGGTGGGGATTAAGTACCCTAAATCAATTAATTGATATACTTGGAGGATTTTCGGGATAAGGATAgactcaattaaataaatcaatggaGGATAAAGGcaaaggttaaattaattaaataaataataaatatttatttaattaatgtctaGGATAGGGTAAAGTCAAGTGTGCTAGGGTATGGacagatttaggtgtctacataatgCTTGAAAGTGGGTAATCTTTTCTTCACTTTAGGCTCAGCCAAACCTAGGAGGGTAATTCTAAAGGTTTCCTAAATAGGACAAtttaaagagaaacaaaataatatGTCTAAACTAATTGGTAACTATACCCAATTTATGAGGAACCTCAATATTTTGTCACTGTCTTCATTGCATACTAACTACTTATAAGACCTTTGATTAAGTTGATAATCTACTATTGCATATGTGCCAAAATATAATAGTCGATTAATATATGCTCAAGTGAATCCATTGAGTAGAGTATACACATGCAAGAATAAACACACTCACATGGTCTTTCACACATTTTCTagttaatttagttttattttgcATGAGATAAGGTGTATTTGTTTACTCGCTCTATGGATATACACTTACTAAACCACAATTAACTGGTTTACACATACATAATTGATTCACATGAAAACGATAGAGTAATTCAGAAGATATAACAATTGTTTTATTATTCATTCAATGCTTTTATGCTCTTATACAAAATTGGGGAAGTGAATGATTTTCCATCAACACCCTCCCTTTTCCTGACTACAAGAGAAGTATATAAACTTGCCGATGGTTGCCAAAGAATTCCAACCATTGGTAACTACCCAAAATCAATTTCAATCAGTCAACTAAGTATAACTACACTCGTTGACTAACCAAAAGTACAATATAAGTATTGTACTTTAGCATTCTACATCAGCCTCCCCAAAAAGAAATTCAGATGACAAAAGTTAAACAACCATTACCAAGAAAACAAAAAAGTGTTGGCTCATTGAAATGAAGATTTACCTCATTTTTTGTGAATTTTGTATTTCATCGAATCTAATTTTGAAATCTGTTTCACTTTTTTTGCTAATCTTATAGAATTGAGAATTCAGTATTAAAAGATATTTTCCTAGATTTCTAAACTTTAAGAACTTGTTGTCTGGGATTAGGTCAGCTGATAATTCACCTGCTAACCTGCACCTTGAAACAAAAATGTGCAAGGGAATTTTTTGGGTAAGTAAAAATGTTGACTATTCATTTTTTCAAGTAAATCCTGATCTACTTGTAGGAAACTGTAAGGGCAGTCGTTTTTAAAATATACTATGGGCTACTCCCAAGCACATTTAATCAACACTACAACAAGAAATTACTTCCCAAGCATGTTTAATCAACACTAGACCATGaaatgtctttttttttttaagatatatTTAATACTTCTAAATTTCTAATAATGCTTAGTTTTTATGGCCAAAAAATTTGCTAAATTATCAGAACATGGGTGTTATTCATTTATTCACTATACAGTATTTAATCTGTCAAACAACAAACAAGTTATTTGATAGCATCACATTAATGGTACAGTTTTTATATCTTTCTGCTTCCAACTTCCAAAATTCTAAACTATTTGTATTGCTGATTCAGTTGGAGGAGTTTGAGAGGGCATTTATGAATGCAAATTTGAAAGATCTTAGAACAGAACGAGCTCTTGCAAGATACCGTCCTTTTATTGAGGCTATAAGCCACCAGATATCTTTAGTAGAAAATGATTTAAGGAATTCAGGAAATGAAGAAGATGGATATTGTCTACATGCTGTTAGCATTGGTGATGGGGAGAGAGACGAACTTGCCAATTTTTTGTCGGGAAATCGAATTACAGGAAAGAATGATCAGAATGGGTACACTTGTCCAAGagatgaataccaaactaaaggATCGACTTTTCAAGAGAGGGTGCAAGCATCAAGGGCTGAGGACCTTCATCAAAATATGTTGTTTGGGTCACAACTGCATGGTTTTCAGGAAGGAAATGATATCATGGATTGTATACAAGATGTGGAAACTACTCTTGTTCCTGACAGGGTGTTTTGCTCTGCAGATCAGCCTCTTTCAGATAAGAATATCAAAACAGGTGAAGTCAGTCGTAGGAATGGGAGCATTGAAAATGGGTTTTTTGATTGGAATGATGGAATAAATTTTATCTCTGATAGAATGACGGATCATAGAAAACATAATAACAGATATCAGAGCTGGAATTCATGGCTTCTTTCCAGTTGGCAGTACCTTGGAGGCAAGCTACAGCATTCAAAAAGTGGCCTGAGAAGATATAAAGATGGAGAATCAGATTCAATCGAAAATTCTCAAAAGAAAAGTTTTATTGGCTGTGTTCGAAAAATATCTTCTTCCGACTTGGAGAAGGTTATGCTCTTTTTCTGAACAAGCCTTGCATGTCTCATATTTTTGATGCCACGAAGTAGCACATACTGAATAAAAATTTGCTGTTTCAGGTAGTAGATGCCAGTCATCTTTTCTGCATTTATTGTTGGTAGTAGGCCACATCCGAACCAAAGAAGGGTTGGTCCTataggggccagtagctcagtagtAGAGCACCCCAGCAGcaaatggaaggtcctaggtttgagtccgaGCTGGTCCATGTATGCTGagcatggtattagagctaggccCAGGCTAGGAGTCCCAAGCATTCTACTAGAgtggcttaaggggggggtgttggtaaTAAGCCTCATCTGAACCAAAGAAGGGTCTTATAGGGGCCAGTAGCCCAGCGGTAAAGCACTCCAGCAGaaaatggaaggtcctaggttcgagtcctagctggtccatacaTGCTCAACATTTATTAGGCAATATACTTATACTCATCAGTTTTGAATTGTCATGTGGCATTGCTGTCACACCACATTTTCCTTTACTGCACCTGACCCAATTTCCATGGAATGAATTTTTATACAAATATAGAAATGAAAATAAGGAATGAgcataatgatgttcttgatgtccTCTATTGTTATTGGTTTTATGTTTTAAATCCCATTAACCTACTTTTGGTCGTCTGTGGACTTTAATATTCTTTCTTTCTGTGAGCAAAAGCTTGTATAGATATTTTATAAAGAATTAGCCTTTTGATTTGAGAAGCCAAACATTTGTAGAATGAGAGTAGTCTGAGGGTGAATGTTCAAGATATTGTCCCATTCTGTTATGGTACATTTCTTTTCTTTAGCAGGACAGATGCAGCATATGGTTTTGCATCGATTTTTCTACATATTAAGGAACACAAATGTAGTTAAATTACATTGATTTTGCTATTGTGCATGCATAGGACTTGATCAACATCTGTATAATGCTTACAGCAAATACAATAGCTATATGTACTGGAATATCAGGTGATACGCAATCTTTTGCCTTTTTAACATTTGAAGGTTAAGATTTCTTAATAATTTAATGTTAGGCTCATCACAAAGCAAATGACATGATAGAGAAAATCTGAAAAACTAAGAAGtgctttttcttttcttgtttcctttTTTCCATGATTCAACATGATGTGTTGGTTGCAATATGAGGAGTTGAAGATGAAAGTGATTTTATGATGATTTCGTTCACGTGATACTGGTAAACTTTGTTGAGTCGGCTCCTAGGCAGGAGCATGTTTGTGATTTCCTCATGGTGGCAATTTAGGTTTGAAACTTGAGGGCTGCAATCCAATACAATATTTCTGCAGTATGCATATTTATTTTTTCCAATTTATGATTTGGGTTAGAACTTCATATATGTGATGTCATAGGAATAGAAAAATGGCATCATAAACATTACATCAAGACACTTTTAAAGCCCGCACAAGTAGCAGAGTTGGTTTGGGCTGTGGGTTTGCTTCCCATTGGTCATGGGTTCGACCCCAAGGCCTGAATTTCACCCGATGCACCTGGCATGCGGGCTGCTTGTTACATCTCCAAGGACTAGTCTTGCCTCAGCTCGCCCCAAATGGGTGCTGGGCTCTGGGTCGCAGGGATACCCTGGGCGACCAAAAAAAAAAGACACTTCCGGAAATGGATAAATAATTATGGATTGATATATTTATTGCATTCACTGTTTTACTCTTTtatatgataaaattaaaacttgaaATAATGAATAGAAATAACAATGCATACCAAATaggttgttggtgttggaaataagccacacctggaccgacgatggactggtccaagaggggccagtagctcagtggtagagcactccaacagcgttagggaaggtcctaggttcgagtcctagccggTACAtgtttcaacatggtatcagagctaggtcaaGGAAAAGAACAGATCAGATTTATATAGGCGAGACTACTCTCTATGTATCCTCAAATTCCTCAACTCCCTTCTATACATCAAAATGGTGAATGGTGTTAGATTTGAGGATCGTCTTGAAGGAGCTTCCAActttgtatcttggaagtttaggATCATGCTTGCTTTAAGAGACAACAAATTAGAGGAATTTGTAAAGATAGCTATACCTGTACCTGACAAAGAAAGTGAAAAGCTCCAATGGATGAAAAAGAACAATAAAGCTATGAAAATGTTGGTGGATGCAGTGAAAGATCATATTGTACCAATTATCTCAAAATTGGAAGTTGCCTATGACATGTTCAAATCATTAGAAAGTATGTATGAGATAAATAACACTAGTAGAGCTCTCGCATTAAAACAACAACTCCACCATGTTAAAATGATCAAGGGCGAAACTATCACCACATACTTCATGAGGATAATAGAACTAAGAGACCAGCTCCCCACCATTGGTCACACAATTGAAAGTAAAGAGTTAACCATGTTGGCCCTCAATGGTCTCCCTTCTTCTTGGGAAtcatttattcaaggaataattGCAATATctaaacttcctaagtttgatcgtCTAAaaactgattgcattcaagaagagtcaagattggctataagaggcattggccaaagctccataaatgaagatattcatgttcttgcctcACACTCCTCAAAGATGAAAGGTAAGAAAGGATatttcaaaaggaagaaagataaggaatccaatggtgctcctacattcaaaagaaggaaggatattttacaaatccaatgctttagatgtgacaaatatggtcactatgcgatgcaatgtccaaccaggactatgcctcaagcttccattgtgGATGTTGGTGAAActcttccacaaaaggattcagatggattcatattctgacttgaaagagataagttttttTATGGTTGAATAATGTACATGAATTCCATATCTAGTTATTatttcatgcaattacattatgcatTTCTTTTGTGAATCAACATTGTCAACAGATGTCTGTTTACGACAAGCTGCAGTTGGATATCTTATTTACTATGAGAAACTTGTCCCTTACATATAGGACATCTTTAGAACCACAGGCTGTTGGTTTTCAGGCTATAGTGTTTTTCagtggagattctgagattttACATTTCCATTTTTTTATATTTACCTGCTAAAGTGCAATAGTCCATTGGAGGTAATTATCGAGGCATTCGTACAAGGGATGATGACATCTAGGGTTACAAAGCAAAGttgagacaagagggctctccaagtgagagggagcatactgctaggggattttgttctaaatctcagGACAGTCATATTCCTGTCTAGGGCTTGATCTTATGACAATAGTTCCATTGTGATTTTGGATCTTGCACTTTCAGACATATGAGGATCATACTAGAAAATGAGAGTCTCTTGAAGCAAGATATCTTCTATTATTGGGTCCATGTGAGCAAGGGATGCTTTCGTGACAGAGGGAGAAACTAATAAGATATGCTTCGATTGATATCTGAGAATCTTGGTCATATTGATTCAGAGGGAGTGGACTATGTGGAGATGATTCCTTTAGTGATcagtcaaaagattatgattcatgGGATGGATTCCCATGTAGACTGAAAGGCCCTTTATGCTGACTCCTAAGTCATGATATTTCTAGATAGATGAATACTTGAtgagcttggaatacaccaagagtgatgcagactccaaccttgtatttcatgaaaggtcaaagcaCGTGGAGGTCAAGTGGAAATATATGTTATTCTGTTAAGAAACATTAGTACTAATGAATTGACGACAAACATTCTCACCAACCCTCTCTCCagaataaagtttgtgtactttcgagATAAGCTTGGTATGGTGGAAAATGTAGCCCTAACTGAGATTGAGTCTCATCATCATTGATTTGGTTGTATTGTTTATTATACTGATGTATTCCTTCTAATtataagatgtttaaagtgtaaaatCTTATTAATGTGTAttaatctgatatggttcatgattaaTGTCATGTgtgagactccatgacaacatctcGTGAGAGAAACCGTGATGACcttcttgtacttgtgtgttcaCCCTCTGTTTGAGCCATGGTGgatatcattgtgaggtgatgaTCTCTCAATGATAAACACTTGTATATCTGATCattatcataaggtgacgatcttacaatattgATTGATCAcaccattatgatggatatcacgagatgtgatatctatggatatgtcatgATGATTGATATCTCTAgaagtaatatctatggatataccataatggtggatatcatgagacgtgatatccgtgAATAATCCATGATGGTGGA
This genomic stretch from Cryptomeria japonica chromosome 8, Sugi_1.0, whole genome shotgun sequence harbors:
- the LOC131028877 gene encoding uncharacterized protein LOC131028877 isoform X2, translating into MCKGIFWLEEFERAFMNANLKDLRTERALARYRPFIEAISHQISLVENDLRNSGNEEDGYCLHAVSIGDGERDELANFLSGNRITGKNDQNGYTCPRDEYQTKGSTFQERVQASRAEDLHQNMLFGSQLHGFQEGNDIMDCIQDVETTLVPDRVFCSADQPLSDKNIKTGEVSRRNGSIENGFFDWNDGINFISDRMTDHRKHNNRYQSWNSWLLSSWQYLGGKLQHSKSGLRRYKDGESDSIENSQKKSFIGCVRKISSSDLEKGESSSLSTSGKRWNGFSFAFRKAKQSALNRNKIEQKLLHSNGVPFFHFPLKCLLVLLVITAISVYCWLLSKSVLLSSGDVQGH
- the LOC131028877 gene encoding uncharacterized protein LOC131028877 isoform X1, whose translation is MGEDYTLWELNPLFSAAEDVQQSAERLESAYRGWINSTCSDHVIPRSPSAYRKELLTAFETTKWQLEEFERAFMNANLKDLRTERALARYRPFIEAISHQISLVENDLRNSGNEEDGYCLHAVSIGDGERDELANFLSGNRITGKNDQNGYTCPRDEYQTKGSTFQERVQASRAEDLHQNMLFGSQLHGFQEGNDIMDCIQDVETTLVPDRVFCSADQPLSDKNIKTGEVSRRNGSIENGFFDWNDGINFISDRMTDHRKHNNRYQSWNSWLLSSWQYLGGKLQHSKSGLRRYKDGESDSIENSQKKSFIGCVRKISSSDLEKGESSSLSTSGKRWNGFSFAFRKAKQSALNRNKIEQKLLHSNGVPFFHFPLKCLLVLLVITAISVYCWLLSKSVLLSSGDVQGH